The Phaseolus vulgaris cultivar G19833 chromosome 10, P. vulgaris v2.0, whole genome shotgun sequence DNA window CTGGTATTATGGAGTTAAGTTatgcttaaagtccacttcgtaatatggaaTCAGAGTCATACCATTTCGAGCTTATctaacgagtgtttgttggacttatcaagTCACTCACTATCGGGctgttatcggaccacccatgaTATGTTATCCCATGCATGAGCTGCCACTCTCgacgtgaggggtgtgttggaaattacatcgattagagattatgatattttattgtatataagtgggtgcaaacctcacctcataaactgattttatggggttgaattaggcttaaaatccacctcataataataaataaataaaaaatgtaaagaatATCTGCATGAAACCATTgttgttacattttttttttctgcaaatACACTTTCTCAGATATAAAGCTTTGGCTGAACTTTTAGATGTTCCTTTGAAAGAACACTTACTCTTAGAAATTAGTATATGAGGAGCCTGCACATAATTAATCAGTATAGGGATGTGGTAAACTGAAACTTTGTTTTCTATTGAATGGGAAATGACAAATTTGATTATAATATGATGGATGCAAGATGATTATCAGTCagaacaaatataaaatagataaatttttGTTATTCCTAATTAAACTTCAACACTGATAGCACGTTAAATGGTGTTAAACTTTCACTCTGACTTCAGATTTAAGtaagaaaaaaacattttaaactaCTTAGTGTTTGAGTCAAGGGTGTTTATGTTTAATAGATTAGAAGCTTATCTAtcttaattatttaaagaaCAACCAACTGTACTTATCTATCTTAGTTATTTTATGagttttaaagattattttgaCTATTGTACTATTATTTAGAGATGGAAAATAATCCGTGTTTAGAAGtattgtttaaaattatttcaattttgatgaatttttttttccattgaaTACAGATATAAGTATGATTAATATTTTATGTCTTAAATtgaatatacaaaaataaatattatatttttatttcatctttATCTCTATATTCATttccataatttttattttaaattactaaacacacaatttattagataatttagagaatttttataaacttttatgaGTTATTAATTAGTTTTCTCTTTTATGAAATGATATCTCATTGTTAttgaatattttcattattatttaattaatcctctctaatttaatatttatgtaatttttttttttatgtttgacatttaaaagaaaaaaaaaatgtatccttttaaaattgaatccttaacaaaatcatattttatttattataacttaaaaaataacatttcatCCCAATCGCGATTTACTTCAATTCATAAGttaatcttggaaaaacatacatgcattattaaataattaaaacagtGATATCTTAATCACGTAAATTTATACTCAATCTTCCattaagaattaagaaattttaatgatagtattttatattatgtcataggtataataaaaacaaataaatttaaaaggaAACTAAAtgcaaatataaaataattatttgtaattataCCATTATAGGGGGTTTTataatctatttttaattatataaaataattatttacatttattttaattatagcttagtaaaaaatattacatagaAGTTTGTAAGATACAAATATTAATACAAGTTTAGATGAAATTATCATCAATAAGTATGAAGCACATTAAAAATGTCTagcaaaattaaaactaattgatttttaaaaaagaaatagttAGTTTAAACTTGTTAAATTAGATTAGTTAATAAATATGttataaagtaataaaaaattgaacatattaaaatatagttttatacAAATTTAGTTCATAAAAGTTAGCTgtataatattttatgataCCTTTACCAAGCATTCAACATAAAATACCATTAAAAATGATCACTAACAATGCATTATGAATCGATTTGAAGATggtttaaaataacattaataataacatCTAGCCATAATTTGATATATTTGTCCAACATCTGATTGTCTTTTACCATGTCTTCTCCAACATGGAACAACTAAGTTTAAGAGAAATACTGAGAAAATATATAACAAAGGACTACTCTTAGGCTCAAACAGTGTAGTGATGTTGAATCGTATCAATGTCGAGTCCCTTTAATTTCACAACCGACTCCATGTGTCCCTTCAATGTATGAAGTTCCCGcaatctgaaaaaaaaacaagttattGAATTAATCTCAGttcactttattttataaacattgtactacattaatattattattaactattaCCTTGCAACTTCAGCTCGTTTTCTTGCTTGTTCTGCAATTTCAGATAACTCGCGGTAGTTATTTCTTTCTGAGAATGTGGGTTCGGTTTCAGGAGGATTCAAGCCATGTAATGTGCGTTGAGCAGTGGCCCATTGTGCTTCTCGCTCTTCTTTTCCATAGTCCTTCTTTGTTGTGAATGCAGTCTGTTTTCATACATATATCAGACAACATGTTTAAGACAAGCAAATCAAtgtttaagggaagaaaaaaAGATTAAGATTTTACCTTATTTTCGGTAATGTTGTTCCATGCCTTGCCACTCAAGAAATATCGAATCCCGAATTTCAAAACATCCAATGGGAGGTAGAAAACGATACTGTAGAGCCAAATGACACCAGCCCAGCCCCATCCAATCCCTTGCATCCTTGCAAATTCCCAATTTGCATAAACAGCTATAACTGTCGCAATCTACATGTAAAATACACACTGGATGAGTAAGTTGTTACAGTTGAAACATGGTTACAAATAAATCaagcatatatatataagaaCTCACCAGTTGTGCCACTATAAAAGCTGAGACAAGCAATAAACCGGGGCGCTCAAAGTAAGACCAACTCCTTGATCGAGTTACAAATATAAGAGCCTGACTTACAATACTTACTTGAAGGTAAACAGCCGCAGTAAGCTCACCCGGGTTAGATCTGATTGATCTAACACCAAATTTTTCCTGCCAACATTGTTGTACTTTTGTTAAgcctaaaataatatttgacgATAAAACATGTCGTAAGTAAAATTGATGCTTACAGTGAAGAAATCAGAAGCATGGGCAGCCCAAAAGAAGACAACTGTCATGATAGCGAGGTAAGTGCCAAGGACTATGCCTGTGGCGAAAATCTCATTCAACTTCCATGAATCAGGAAGAGGTGATGGTTTTACCCTGTCCTTGGAGATGGTCATAATTGTTCCGTCATTTAGAATTGCAATGATTAAAACCATAAAAGGTGAGAAATCAAATTGCCATATAAGTGCAATCAGTAAAAAGCCCAACACGATCCTTATTGTAATGGAAACTGCATAAATGGTGTAGTTCTTCATTCTCTGAAAAATGGCTCTACTGGTCAAAACTGCACTCACAATCACACTGAGACCAGGCTCTGTTAGTACTATGTCGGATGCACCTCTAGCTGCATCTGTTGCATCAGCTACTGCAATTCCAATATCTGCCCTTTTGAGGGCAGGAGCATCATTAACACCATCTCCTGTCATTCCACATATGTGCTTTCTATCTTGAAGTATTTTCACAATCTCGTATTTGTGCTCTGCAGATAcatgaataattaatttaataagttatttagcttatttttaagaaataagcTATTATCAAATATTGAATCAGGAAGATAATTAAGGAACGTAAAAGAAGTTTATACAACTATTTACCAGGGAAAACACCAGCAAATCCATCGGCCTGTTCAATAAGCTCATCGACTGGAAGTGCAGCAATAGATTCATCCTTGTGATCGCCAAGAAGGGAGGAAGATGGGTACATGTTACTTCCCATGCCAAGTCTCCGAGCAGTCTCCTTCCCGATAGCTAGTTGATCGCCTGTAATCATCTTAACGTTCACCCCAAGATGAAGAGCACGTCGAATTGTCTCTGCACTGTCGTGTCTAGGTGGGTCAAACAAAGGCAAGAGACCCACAAACTGCCACGGTCCTCCTTTACTCTCCTTCGTTTTCTCTGGAACTTCCTGTTAGCAGataataaaactttaattattattattattatattattattattattattataaaaagaaaCATGTCGCAAATAACTTACTTGTTGGGCAACAGCAAGGGAACGGAGACCTCTGTCAGCAAATTTTCCAATGATGGCATGAACTTTTTTCTTCACATCTTCTCGAAGATTGCAGAGATCTATAATCTGTaaaaagaaatattgtaaaataaattaagaaagaTGAATCTCATAccgtaaaaaatatatatttacctGCTCTGGTGCGCCTTTGCTTGCTCGATGCCAATTTCCGTTGTCATCTATATATGTTATGGCAGTACGCTTGTCTACTGGATTGAAGGGTAAGAAATGGATCTCTCTGATACCATCTCTTGCCTGCAACAAGAGGTGAAAAAATTATGTAAGATGCAAATACTGCATTCATCCATTTCCAACAAGCAAAATCTATATTCTTAATGATAAAGTTACAAACCTCTCTTGGGTCACCCAACATTCCAACAATGCAAGCATCAATAGCATCTTGATTCTCAACCCTCGAAGCTCGAGCTCCAAGTAAAATTACAGTATCCTTGTCAGCATTTTTTCCGAAAACCTGCAATATAAGAAACTCGCTTTCATGATTAGTGAAACAAAAATAGCTCTAATTAGTTTATCATATATAAATGATcggtttaaaaattatttttccgtGATCTGCATCACTAACCTCAATTAAATTCTTGTCTACAGTGAGTTTGTTCAACGTTAGAGTGCCAGTCTTGTCACTGCATAAAACATCCATTCCAGCCATTTCCTCAATGGCTGTCATTCTCTTTGTAATGGCACCTTGTTGGGAGAGTCTATGGGAACCAATAGCCATAGTTACTGACAAGACAGTTGGCATGGCAATCGGAATGCCTCCAATGAGAAGGACCAACAGATTGTCAATTCCCTTCCTGTAGGGTCGGTGCTGAATTGGATACATGACAATAATTTCTATGACCATACCCAGAGCTATTGAGCAAATGCAAAAGTTACCAATGGCTGTCAACACctgaacaaattaaaattcatgAAATGCTATAGCACACATTGAATATACCATTTTTTATAGTAAGatttgattaaataattttttgtatatgAGTAGACGATATAAATACAGcaaaaaaacaatgaaaaaaatactaaaaattgtACCTTCTGAAAGTGACCTTCTTGGTTGGTGCTATCTACCAAGTGAGCAGCTTTACCAAAAAAAGTATGTACTCCAGTAGCAATTACAACAGCCTCAAGCTCTCCTTGCTTAACAGTAGACC harbors:
- the LOC137819428 gene encoding plasma membrane ATPase-like, yielding MDNLEKLKNENIDLERIPLDQVFEQLNCSKEGLTNDEGRKRLELFGPNKLEEKKESKFLKFLGFMWNPLSWVMEAAAIMAIALANGGGKPPDWQDFIGILALLVINSTISFIEENNAGNAAAALMAGLAPKTKVLRDGKWMEEEAAILVPGDIISIKLGDIVPADARLLDGDPLKIDQSALTGESLPVTKNTGDEVFSGSTVKQGELEAVVIATGVHTFFGKAAHLVDSTNQEGHFQKVLTAIGNFCICSIALGMVIEIIVMYPIQHRPYRKGIDNLLVLLIGGIPIAMPTVLSVTMAIGSHRLSQQGAITKRMTAIEEMAGMDVLCSDKTGTLTLNKLTVDKNLIEVFGKNADKDTVILLGARASRVENQDAIDACIVGMLGDPREARDGIREIHFLPFNPVDKRTAITYIDDNGNWHRASKGAPEQIIDLCNLREDVKKKVHAIIGKFADRGLRSLAVAQQEVPEKTKESKGGPWQFVGLLPLFDPPRHDSAETIRRALHLGVNVKMITGDQLAIGKETARRLGMGSNMYPSSSLLGDHKDESIAALPVDELIEQADGFAGVFPEHKYEIVKILQDRKHICGMTGDGVNDAPALKRADIGIAVADATDAARGASDIVLTEPGLSVIVSAVLTSRAIFQRMKNYTIYAVSITIRIVLGFLLIALIWQFDFSPFMVLIIAILNDGTIMTISKDRVKPSPLPDSWKLNEIFATGIVLGTYLAIMTVVFFWAAHASDFFTEKFGVRSIRSNPGELTAAVYLQVSIVSQALIFVTRSRSWSYFERPGLLLVSAFIVAQLIATVIAVYANWEFARMQGIGWGWAGVIWLYSIVFYLPLDVLKFGIRYFLSGKAWNNITENKTAFTTKKDYGKEEREAQWATAQRTLHGLNPPETEPTFSERNNYRELSEIAEQARKRAEVARLRELHTLKGHMESVVKLKGLDIDTIQHHYTV